In one Pseudomonas sp. Bout1 genomic region, the following are encoded:
- a CDS encoding TraX family protein, with translation MHGSERVPVSRVRDGALDLLKWLALLSMVLDHLRYVGLSLDGLYVPGRLAFPWFCLAIAANLHRAGQAPARWRYLGWLLLFSVISEVPYRLFINDADTLNVLPTLALGMLVARGWQQKATVDRGLALIAVGLAAAFSSQLMFGVFGVLLPLAMLLVFRRPWYFSVLPGVVCLAANQWQILLQSGTLIAYLGLATCLIAPLAGLVLLRQGKHLSPPAMRRWAYALYPLHFLLLLLLRKIIV, from the coding sequence ATGCACGGTTCTGAACGCGTTCCTGTAAGCCGCGTCCGCGATGGCGCCCTGGACTTGCTCAAGTGGCTGGCGCTGCTGAGTATGGTGCTGGACCACCTGCGCTATGTCGGTTTGAGCCTGGACGGGCTCTACGTGCCGGGGCGCCTGGCATTCCCGTGGTTTTGCCTCGCGATTGCGGCGAATTTGCACCGCGCCGGACAGGCGCCTGCTCGTTGGCGGTATCTGGGTTGGTTGTTGCTGTTCAGTGTGATCAGTGAAGTGCCGTACCGCCTGTTCATCAACGACGCCGATACCCTGAACGTGTTGCCGACGCTGGCACTGGGCATGCTGGTTGCGCGAGGATGGCAGCAGAAGGCTACGGTTGATCGAGGATTGGCGCTGATCGCGGTGGGATTGGCTGCGGCGTTTTCGTCGCAGTTGATGTTCGGTGTATTCGGCGTATTGCTGCCGCTGGCAATGCTGCTGGTGTTTCGCCGGCCTTGGTATTTCAGTGTGCTGCCGGGTGTGGTGTGCCTGGCCGCCAATCAATGGCAGATTTTGCTGCAGAGCGGCACGCTGATCGCCTACCTGGGATTGGCGACATGCCTGATCGCGCCATTGGCCGGTTTGGTCTTGTTGCGACAGGGCAAACACCTGTCCCCGCCCGCCATGCGGCGCTGGGCGTATGCCCTCTATCCGCTGCATTTCCTGCTGCTGCTACTCCTTCGAAAGATCATCGTTTAA
- a CDS encoding low specificity L-threonine aldolase, translating to MTDKSQQFASDNYSGICPEAWAAMELANQGHQRAYGDDEWTHRAADGFRKLFETDCEVFFAFNGTAANSLALSSLCQSYHSVICSETAHVETDECGAPEFFSNGSKLLTARTENGKLTPESIREIALKRQDIHYPKPRVVTLTQATEVGSVYTPQEIRAISVTCKELGLNLHMDGARFSNACAFLGCSPADLTWKAGVDVLCFGGTKNGMAVGEAILFFNHKLAEDFDYRCKQAGQLASKMRFLSAPWVGLLENDAWLKHARHANHCAQLLSRLVADIPGVELMFPVQANGVFLQLSEPAIAALTAKGWRFYTFIGKGGARFMCAWDTEEERVRELAADIREVMSA from the coding sequence ATGACTGACAAGAGCCAACAATTCGCCAGCGACAACTATTCCGGCATCTGCCCGGAAGCCTGGGCCGCCATGGAACTCGCCAACCAGGGCCATCAACGCGCCTATGGCGATGATGAATGGACCCACCGCGCCGCCGACGGTTTCCGCAAACTGTTCGAAACCGACTGCGAGGTGTTCTTCGCCTTCAACGGCACCGCCGCCAACTCCCTGGCCCTGTCTTCACTGTGCCAGAGCTACCATAGCGTGATTTGCTCGGAAACCGCCCACGTCGAAACCGACGAATGCGGCGCGCCGGAGTTTTTCTCCAACGGCTCCAAGCTGCTCACCGCACGTACCGAAAACGGCAAGCTGACCCCGGAGTCGATCCGCGAGATCGCACTCAAGCGTCAGGACATTCACTACCCAAAACCCCGCGTAGTCACCCTGACCCAAGCCACGGAAGTGGGCAGTGTGTACACCCCGCAAGAAATCCGCGCCATCAGCGTCACCTGCAAGGAGCTGGGGCTGAACCTGCACATGGACGGCGCGCGCTTCTCCAACGCCTGCGCATTCCTGGGCTGCTCGCCGGCCGACCTGACCTGGAAAGCCGGCGTCGACGTGCTGTGCTTTGGTGGCACCAAGAACGGCATGGCGGTGGGTGAAGCGATCCTGTTTTTCAACCACAAACTGGCTGAAGACTTCGATTACCGCTGCAAGCAAGCCGGGCAACTGGCGTCGAAGATGCGTTTCCTGTCGGCCCCGTGGGTGGGTCTGCTGGAAAACGACGCGTGGCTCAAGCACGCCCGCCACGCCAACCACTGCGCGCAATTACTCAGCCGTTTGGTGGCGGATATTCCTGGGGTCGAGTTGATGTTCCCGGTGCAGGCCAACGGCGTGTTCCTGCAACTGTCGGAACCGGCGATTGCCGCGCTGACAGCCAAGGGCTGGCGGTTCTACACCTTCATCGGCAAAGGCGGCGCGCGGTTCATGTGTGCGTGGGATACCGAGGAAGAGCGCGTAAGGGAATTGGCTGCGGATATACGGGAAGTGATGAGCGCATAA
- the gbcB gene encoding glycine-betaine demethylase subunit GbcB, with the protein MSNSFLNPVTTQTWANGRHIVRCVKVIQETWDVRTFCFMADQPILFFFKPGQFVTLELEIEGQPIMRSYTISSSPSVPYSFSVTIKRVPGGKVSNWLHDTLHEGQELAVHGPVGLFNAIDFSHPKVLYLSGGVGITPVMSMARWYYDTNANVDMTFIHSARSPKDIIYHRELEHMASRIDNFSLHLICEKHGLGEPWAGYRGYLNHKMLELMVPDFLEREVFCCGPTPYMSAVKRLLEVAGFDMSRYHEESFGATPPEARADAVEQAEQAADAPEIDLADLHQVEFIASGKSIRVAPGETVHAAAAKLGLLIPKACGMGICGTCKVMKLGGEVEMDHNGGITEEDEAEGYILSCCSVPKGDVRIEF; encoded by the coding sequence ATGTCCAACAGCTTCCTGAACCCGGTAACAACCCAGACCTGGGCCAATGGTCGGCACATCGTCCGTTGCGTCAAAGTCATCCAGGAAACCTGGGACGTGCGCACCTTCTGTTTCATGGCCGACCAGCCGATCCTGTTCTTTTTCAAGCCGGGGCAGTTCGTCACCCTGGAGCTGGAAATCGAAGGCCAGCCGATCATGCGCTCGTACACCATTTCCAGCTCGCCCTCGGTGCCTTACAGCTTCTCGGTGACCATCAAGCGCGTTCCGGGCGGCAAGGTGTCCAACTGGCTGCACGACACGCTGCACGAAGGCCAGGAGTTGGCTGTACACGGGCCGGTGGGGCTGTTCAACGCGATCGACTTCAGCCACCCGAAAGTCCTGTACTTGAGCGGTGGTGTCGGGATTACACCGGTCATGTCCATGGCCCGCTGGTATTACGACACCAATGCCAACGTCGACATGACGTTTATCCACAGCGCCCGCTCACCGAAAGACATCATCTACCACCGCGAGCTGGAGCACATGGCGTCGCGCATCGACAACTTCAGCCTGCACCTGATCTGCGAAAAGCACGGGCTGGGTGAGCCCTGGGCCGGCTATCGCGGGTACCTGAACCACAAGATGCTGGAACTGATGGTGCCGGATTTCCTGGAGCGCGAAGTTTTTTGCTGCGGCCCAACGCCCTATATGAGCGCGGTGAAACGCCTGCTGGAAGTCGCCGGCTTCGACATGAGCCGTTATCACGAGGAATCGTTCGGTGCGACGCCGCCGGAAGCCCGTGCCGACGCGGTGGAGCAAGCCGAGCAGGCGGCGGATGCACCAGAGATCGACCTGGCGGACCTGCACCAGGTGGAATTCATCGCCTCCGGCAAAAGCATCCGGGTGGCGCCGGGCGAGACCGTACACGCAGCGGCGGCCAAGCTGGGCTTGTTGATTCCGAAGGCCTGCGGCATGGGGATTTGCGGGACGTGCAAGGTGATGAAATTGGGCGGGGAGGTCGAGATGGACCACAACGGCGGGATCACCGAGGAAGACGAAGCCGAGGGTTACATCCTGTCGTGCTGCAGCGTGCCGAAGGGGGATGTGCGGATCGAGTTTTGA
- the gbcA gene encoding glycine-betaine demethylase subunit GbcA: MDVTATLSLGDPLEPARKATAQMLQERERTFSLPQPFYSDERLFDIDMQEIFQKEWLIAGMTCEIPTKGNYITLQVGKNPIIVIRGADGVVHAFHNVCRHRGSRLCTSDKGKVAKLVCHYHQWTYELDGRLLFAGTEMGADFDMKQYGLKPVNVKTAGGYIFISLSQNPPAIDDFLSTLSHYMEPYDMENTKVAISTTLFEKANWKLVLENNRECYHCNASHPELLKTLLEWDDVTDPRADQAFKDHVAASAAAWDAEKIPYAHASFGLRNRIVRMPLLKGTVSMTLDGKQGCNKLMGRIKNPDLGSMRILHLPHSWNHCMGDHIIVFTVWPISAQETMVTTKWIVHKDAVEGVDYDVERMRKVWDATNDQDRRLAEENQRGINSTAYQPGPYSQTYEFGVVNFVDWYSERMLSNLGAAPAPYLKGVAVHE; the protein is encoded by the coding sequence ATGGACGTCACCGCAACCTTAAGCTTGGGCGATCCGCTGGAACCCGCACGCAAGGCCACCGCGCAAATGCTGCAAGAGCGCGAGCGTACGTTTTCGCTGCCGCAGCCGTTTTACTCTGATGAGCGGCTGTTCGATATCGACATGCAGGAAATTTTCCAGAAAGAGTGGTTGATCGCCGGCATGACGTGCGAGATCCCCACCAAGGGCAACTACATCACCCTGCAAGTGGGCAAGAACCCGATCATCGTGATCCGTGGCGCCGATGGCGTGGTGCACGCGTTCCATAACGTGTGCCGCCACCGCGGTTCGCGCTTGTGCACCAGCGACAAGGGCAAGGTCGCCAAGCTGGTGTGCCATTACCACCAGTGGACGTATGAACTCGACGGCCGCCTGCTGTTCGCCGGCACCGAGATGGGCGCCGACTTCGACATGAAGCAGTACGGCCTCAAGCCGGTGAACGTGAAGACCGCTGGCGGCTACATTTTTATCAGCCTTTCACAGAACCCGCCGGCCATTGACGACTTCCTGTCGACCCTGAGCCACTACATGGAACCGTACGACATGGAGAACACCAAGGTGGCGATCAGCACCACCTTGTTTGAAAAAGCCAACTGGAAGCTGGTGCTGGAAAACAACCGTGAGTGCTACCACTGCAACGCGTCGCACCCGGAACTGCTGAAAACCCTGCTGGAATGGGACGACGTCACCGACCCGCGCGCCGACCAGGCCTTCAAGGACCACGTGGCCGCTTCCGCCGCCGCGTGGGACGCCGAGAAGATTCCTTACGCCCACGCCAGCTTCGGCCTGCGCAACCGCATCGTGCGCATGCCGTTGCTCAAGGGCACCGTGTCGATGACCCTCGACGGCAAGCAAGGCTGCAACAAGCTGATGGGCCGCATCAAGAACCCCGACCTGGGCTCGATGCGCATCCTGCACCTGCCGCACTCGTGGAACCACTGCATGGGCGATCACATCATCGTGTTCACCGTATGGCCGATCAGCGCCCAGGAAACCATGGTCACCACCAAGTGGATCGTGCACAAGGACGCCGTGGAAGGTGTGGACTACGACGTCGAGCGCATGCGCAAAGTGTGGGACGCCACCAATGACCAGGACCGTCGCCTGGCCGAAGAGAACCAACGCGGCATCAACTCCACCGCGTATCAGCCAGGGCCGTACTCCCAAACCTATGAGTTTGGCGTAGTGAACTTTGTGGACTGGTACAGCGAGCGGATGCTAAGTAACTTGGGGGCGGCGCCGGCGCCGTACCTCAAAGGCGTCGCCGTACACGAGTAA
- a CDS encoding electron transfer flavoprotein subunit beta, producing MTTTNVISLVSIGAHPTSGRPRRAEQDARAVELGLQLAGDSLQVLHAGDIAEPTLRAYLGMGLPQLHVLEQPAGADALPVLSDYLRDAGAQVVLTGSQAETGEGSGMLPFLLAEQLGWPLIVGLAQVESIEGGVAHVLQALPRGQRRRLKVRLPFLATVDNAAPKPRQSAYGPAQRGVLEAHDVEVLEDELFTGAVLQPAKPRPKRLKVIKAKSGADRMKAATAKASGGGGQVLKGVSPEDGAQAILKLLIEEGVVR from the coding sequence ATGACCACGACGAATGTAATCAGCCTGGTGTCCATCGGCGCCCACCCGACTTCGGGCCGCCCACGCCGCGCCGAGCAGGACGCACGTGCAGTTGAGCTGGGCCTGCAGCTCGCTGGGGACAGCCTGCAAGTGCTGCATGCCGGCGACATTGCCGAACCCACCTTGCGCGCTTACCTGGGCATGGGCTTGCCCCAGCTTCATGTGCTTGAACAGCCAGCGGGCGCGGATGCCTTGCCGGTGCTCAGTGACTACCTGCGGGACGCTGGCGCCCAAGTGGTGCTCACCGGCAGCCAGGCGGAAACCGGCGAAGGCTCGGGGATGTTGCCGTTCCTGCTGGCCGAGCAACTGGGCTGGCCGCTGATCGTTGGCCTGGCCCAGGTGGAGTCCATCGAAGGCGGCGTGGCCCATGTGCTGCAAGCGCTGCCACGTGGGCAGCGACGGCGCCTGAAGGTGCGCCTGCCATTCCTGGCCACGGTGGATAACGCGGCGCCCAAGCCAAGGCAAAGCGCCTACGGCCCGGCCCAGCGCGGGGTGCTGGAAGCCCACGACGTTGAGGTGCTGGAGGATGAGTTATTCACAGGCGCTGTGTTGCAGCCGGCCAAGCCACGGCCCAAGCGCCTCAAGGTGATCAAGGCCAAGAGCGGCGCGGATCGGATGAAGGCCGCAACGGCCAAGGCCAGCGGTGGCGGTGGGCAGGTGCTCAAGGGTGTGAGCCCGGAAGACGGCGCCCAAGCCATTCTCAAGCTGCTCATAGAAGAAGGTGTAGTGCGCTGA
- a CDS encoding electron transfer flavoprotein subunit alpha/FixB family protein, whose amino-acid sequence MSDITRRDPRAEWIARNRLHPLHAAMQPVQQSWMGPNGVIRKNVHGVGFIGPNGIKRIDRSGAQQGGAAKRSAAVQVQLPLHQVPAPAFYINVVPDMVGGRLSSHDRDLLGLARQLAGNDGAVLAVVFGEHKENAFATAGVDRLLVLDGHEFGGYSPEQRVHGLRAVDNQFNPRHWLLPDSRSGGGELGRRFAASLKERPATRVWQIKGQECIGRAGAGQEDLARPLPRMILAAVECAEPVSETRHEVLPVELSTGLARSLPRIEDLGAVAVDPAAIPMAEAEFIFSGGNGVKDWALFHQTAAALGATEGASRVAVDDGFMARDRQVGASGTWVTARVYVAVGISGAIQHLQGIGACDKVVAINLDPGCDMIKRADLSVIGESAAILQALIVAVEAYRHGAKRDAA is encoded by the coding sequence ATGAGCGACATTACTCGCCGCGACCCGCGGGCCGAATGGATCGCCCGTAACCGCCTGCACCCGCTGCACGCGGCGATGCAGCCGGTGCAACAGAGCTGGATGGGGCCTAACGGTGTTATCCGCAAGAACGTGCACGGTGTCGGTTTTATCGGCCCCAATGGCATCAAGCGAATTGACCGCAGCGGCGCGCAGCAGGGCGGTGCGGCCAAGCGTTCGGCGGCGGTGCAAGTGCAATTGCCGCTGCATCAGGTACCGGCGCCCGCGTTCTACATCAACGTAGTACCGGACATGGTCGGCGGGCGCCTGAGCAGCCACGACCGCGACTTGCTCGGCCTGGCCCGGCAATTGGCCGGCAACGACGGTGCGGTACTCGCCGTGGTGTTCGGCGAGCACAAGGAAAACGCCTTCGCCACCGCCGGTGTGGACCGGTTGCTGGTGCTGGACGGTCACGAATTCGGCGGTTATTCCCCGGAGCAACGGGTTCACGGTCTGCGGGCTGTGGATAACCAGTTCAACCCACGCCATTGGTTGCTGCCGGACAGCCGCAGCGGTGGCGGCGAATTGGGCCGGCGCTTTGCCGCGAGCCTCAAGGAGCGCCCGGCCACGCGGGTCTGGCAGATCAAGGGCCAGGAATGTATTGGCCGCGCAGGTGCCGGCCAGGAAGACCTCGCCCGGCCATTGCCACGGATGATTCTGGCGGCGGTGGAATGCGCCGAGCCCGTCAGCGAAACCCGCCATGAAGTGCTGCCGGTGGAGTTATCCACAGGCCTGGCGCGCAGCTTGCCGCGCATTGAGGATTTGGGCGCGGTGGCGGTGGACCCGGCGGCGATTCCCATGGCCGAGGCCGAGTTTATTTTCTCGGGCGGCAACGGCGTCAAGGACTGGGCACTGTTCCACCAGACCGCTGCTGCGTTGGGCGCTACAGAAGGCGCCTCGCGGGTGGCGGTGGACGACGGCTTCATGGCCCGTGACCGTCAGGTGGGCGCCAGCGGCACCTGGGTCACCGCACGGGTTTATGTGGCGGTGGGGATTTCCGGGGCGATCCAGCACCTGCAAGGCATTGGTGCCTGCGACAAGGTGGTGGCGATCAACCTCGACCCGGGCTGCGACATGATCAAGCGTGCCGACCTGTCGGTGATCGGCGAAAGTGCCGCGATTCTGCAAGCCTTGATCGTTGCGGTCGAGGCCTACCGCCACGGCGCCAAGCGCGATGCGGCTTAA
- the dgcB gene encoding dimethylglycine demethylation protein DgcB, which translates to MLNTLLPILLFAALGLAVLGALRRVNMWRRGRASKVDLLGGLLAMPKRYMVDLHHVVARDKYIANTHVATALGFVLSALLAILVHGFGLHNRILGYALLLASVLMFVGATFVYLRRRNPPARLSKGPWMRLPKSLMAFSVSFFLVTLPVAGILPADFGGWLLAALLGLGVLWGVSEMFFGMTWGGPMKHAFAGALHLAWHRRAERFGGGRSTGLKPLDLADKTAPLGVEKPVDFTWNQLLGFDACVQCGKCEAACPAFAAGQPLNPKKLIQDMVVGLAGGTDAKFAGSPYPGKAIGEHSGNPHQPIVNGLVDPETLWSCTTCRACVEECPMMIEHVDAIVDMRRHLTLEKGATPNKGAEVLENLIATDNPGGFAPGGRMNWAADLSLPLLSDKKTVDVLFWVGDGAFDMRNQRTLRSFVKVLKAAKVDFAVLGLEERDSGDVARRLGDEATFQMLASRNIQTLAKYRFKRIVTCDPHSFHVLKNEYGAFGGDYLVQHHSTYMAELIDAGALNLGQHKGNSVTYHDPCYLGRYNGEYEAPRQVLRALGIEVKEMQRSGFRSRCCGGGGGAPITDIPGKQRIPDMRMEDIRETGAELVAVGCPQCTAMLEGVVEPRPLIKDIAELVADALLEDATPAKTVKREPAKVH; encoded by the coding sequence ATGCTGAACACCCTTCTTCCCATCCTGCTGTTTGCCGCCCTGGGCCTTGCGGTCCTCGGCGCCTTGCGCCGGGTGAACATGTGGCGCCGTGGCCGTGCTTCCAAGGTCGACCTGCTTGGCGGCCTGTTGGCCATGCCCAAGCGCTACATGGTCGACCTGCACCATGTGGTCGCCCGTGACAAATACATCGCCAACACCCACGTCGCCACCGCGCTGGGCTTTGTGCTCTCGGCGCTGCTGGCGATTCTGGTGCACGGTTTCGGCCTGCATAACCGCATCCTCGGCTACGCCTTGCTGCTGGCCTCGGTGCTGATGTTTGTCGGCGCCACGTTCGTCTACCTGCGCCGTCGCAACCCACCTGCGCGCCTGTCAAAAGGCCCGTGGATGCGCCTGCCGAAAAGCCTGATGGCGTTTTCGGTGAGCTTCTTCCTGGTGACCTTGCCGGTGGCCGGGATTCTGCCGGCGGACTTCGGTGGCTGGCTGCTCGCCGCCTTGCTCGGCCTGGGCGTGTTGTGGGGCGTGTCCGAAATGTTCTTCGGCATGACCTGGGGCGGCCCGATGAAACACGCCTTTGCCGGCGCCTTGCACCTGGCCTGGCACCGCCGCGCCGAGCGCTTCGGCGGTGGCCGTTCCACCGGCCTCAAACCCCTGGACCTGGCTGACAAAACCGCACCCTTGGGCGTGGAAAAACCGGTGGACTTCACCTGGAACCAACTGCTCGGCTTCGACGCCTGCGTGCAATGCGGCAAGTGCGAAGCAGCGTGCCCGGCGTTCGCCGCCGGCCAGCCGCTGAACCCGAAAAAACTGATCCAGGACATGGTGGTCGGCCTGGCCGGTGGCACCGACGCCAAGTTCGCCGGCAGCCCTTACCCTGGCAAAGCCATTGGCGAACACAGCGGCAACCCGCACCAGCCGATCGTCAACGGCCTGGTAGACCCTGAAACCCTGTGGTCCTGCACCACCTGTCGCGCCTGTGTGGAAGAGTGCCCGATGATGATCGAGCACGTGGACGCCATCGTCGACATGCGCCGCCACCTCACGCTGGAAAAAGGCGCAACCCCGAACAAGGGTGCCGAAGTCCTGGAAAACCTGATCGCCACCGACAACCCGGGCGGCTTTGCGCCGGGCGGGCGGATGAACTGGGCAGCGGACTTGAGCCTGCCGTTGCTCAGTGACAAAAAAACCGTGGATGTGCTGTTCTGGGTCGGCGACGGCGCGTTCGACATGCGCAACCAACGCACCCTGCGCTCGTTCGTCAAAGTGCTGAAAGCGGCGAAGGTCGACTTCGCCGTATTGGGCCTGGAAGAGCGCGACAGCGGCGACGTGGCCCGGCGCCTGGGGGATGAAGCGACTTTCCAGATGCTCGCTTCACGCAATATCCAGACCCTGGCCAAATACCGCTTCAAGCGCATCGTCACCTGCGACCCCCACAGTTTCCACGTGCTGAAAAACGAATACGGCGCCTTCGGTGGCGACTACCTCGTGCAGCACCACAGCACCTACATGGCCGAGCTGATCGACGCCGGCGCCCTGAACCTGGGCCAGCACAAAGGCAACAGCGTGACCTATCACGACCCGTGCTACCTGGGCCGCTACAACGGCGAGTACGAGGCACCACGCCAAGTGCTGCGGGCGCTGGGCATCGAGGTCAAGGAAATGCAACGCTCGGGCTTTCGCTCACGCTGCTGCGGCGGCGGTGGCGGCGCGCCGATTACCGACATTCCCGGCAAGCAGCGGATCCCCGACATGCGCATGGAAGACATCCGCGAGACCGGCGCCGAGCTGGTGGCCGTGGGTTGCCCACAGTGCACGGCGATGCTGGAAGGCGTGGTCGAACCGCGCCCATTGATCAAAGACATTGCCGAGCTGGTGGCTGACGCCTTGCTCGAAGACGCCACTCCGGCCAAAACCGTGAAACGCGAACCTGCGAAGGTGCATTGA
- the dgcA gene encoding dimethylglycine demethylation protein DgcA, protein MAFEAMFAPIQIGKLTIRNRVLSTAHAEVYATDGGMTTDRYVKYYEEKAKGGIGLAICGGSSSVAIDSPQGWWKSVNLADDRIIPHFQNLADAMHKHGAKIMIQITHMGRRSRWDGEHWPTLLSPSGIREPVHRATCKTIEPEEIWRVIGNYASAAARAKAGGLDGVELSAVHQHMIDQFWSPRVNKRTDEWGGSFENRMRFGLEVLKAVRKEVGPDFCVGIRLCGDEFHPDGLSHEDMKQIAKYYDDTGMLDFIGVVGSGCDTHNTLANVIPNMSYPPEPFLHLAAGIKEVVKAPVLHAQNIKDPNQATRILEGGYVDMVGMTRAHIADPHLIAKIKMGQIDQIKQCVGANYCIDRQYQGLDVLCIQNAATSREYMGVPHIIEKSTGPKRKVVVVGAGPAGMEAARVAAERGHDVTLFEKKEFIGGQITTASKAPQRDQIAGITRWFQLELARLNVDLRLGVAADAATILDLRPDVVVLAVGGHPFLEQNEHWGAAEGLVVSSWDVLDGKVAPGKNVLVYDTICEFTGMSVADFLADKGSQVEIVTDDIKPGVAIGGTSFPTYYRSMYPKEVIMTGDMMLEKVYREGDKLVAVLENEYTGAKEERVVDQVVVENGVRPDEEIYYGLKEGSRNKGQMDIEALFAIKPQPCLSEPGEGYLLFRIGDCVAQRNTHAAIYDALRLCKDF, encoded by the coding sequence ATGGCTTTCGAAGCAATGTTTGCGCCGATCCAGATCGGCAAACTGACCATCCGCAACCGCGTGCTCAGTACCGCCCACGCCGAGGTGTATGCCACCGACGGCGGCATGACCACCGACCGCTATGTGAAGTATTACGAAGAGAAAGCCAAGGGCGGGATCGGCCTGGCGATCTGCGGCGGTTCTTCCAGTGTGGCTATCGACAGCCCGCAAGGCTGGTGGAAGTCGGTGAACCTGGCGGATGACCGGATCATCCCGCACTTTCAGAACCTGGCCGATGCCATGCACAAGCATGGTGCCAAGATCATGATCCAGATTACCCACATGGGCCGTCGCTCGCGCTGGGATGGCGAGCATTGGCCTACGTTGCTGTCGCCCTCGGGCATCCGTGAGCCGGTGCACCGTGCCACCTGCAAGACCATTGAGCCGGAAGAAATCTGGCGGGTGATCGGCAACTACGCCAGCGCTGCGGCACGCGCCAAGGCCGGTGGCCTGGACGGTGTGGAACTGTCGGCGGTGCACCAGCACATGATCGACCAGTTCTGGAGCCCACGGGTTAACAAACGTACCGACGAATGGGGCGGCAGCTTCGAAAACCGCATGCGTTTCGGCCTTGAGGTGTTGAAGGCGGTACGCAAGGAAGTCGGCCCGGATTTCTGCGTCGGCATCCGTTTGTGCGGCGATGAATTCCACCCGGACGGCCTGTCCCACGAGGACATGAAACAGATCGCCAAGTACTACGATGACACCGGCATGCTCGACTTCATCGGCGTGGTCGGCTCGGGGTGCGACACTCACAACACCCTGGCCAACGTTATTCCGAACATGAGTTATCCACCGGAGCCGTTCCTGCATTTGGCGGCCGGTATCAAGGAAGTGGTCAAGGCCCCGGTGCTGCACGCGCAGAACATCAAGGACCCGAACCAGGCCACGCGCATCCTGGAGGGCGGCTACGTGGACATGGTCGGCATGACCCGCGCCCACATCGCCGACCCGCACCTGATCGCCAAGATCAAGATGGGCCAGATCGACCAGATCAAACAGTGCGTCGGCGCCAACTACTGCATCGACCGCCAGTACCAAGGGCTGGACGTGCTGTGCATCCAGAACGCCGCCACGTCCCGCGAATACATGGGCGTGCCGCACATCATCGAGAAGTCCACCGGGCCCAAGCGCAAAGTTGTGGTGGTGGGTGCCGGCCCGGCCGGGATGGAAGCGGCGCGGGTTGCCGCAGAACGTGGCCACGACGTGACGCTGTTCGAGAAAAAAGAATTTATCGGCGGGCAAATCACTACCGCGTCGAAAGCCCCGCAGCGTGACCAGATTGCCGGTATCACTCGCTGGTTCCAGCTGGAACTGGCACGCCTGAACGTCGACCTGCGCCTGGGCGTGGCGGCAGACGCGGCGACCATCCTCGACCTGCGCCCGGACGTGGTGGTGCTGGCGGTGGGCGGTCATCCGTTCCTGGAACAGAACGAACACTGGGGCGCGGCAGAAGGCCTGGTGGTCAGCAGTTGGGACGTGCTCGACGGCAAAGTAGCGCCGGGCAAAAACGTACTGGTGTACGACACCATCTGCGAATTCACCGGCATGTCGGTGGCGGACTTCCTGGCAGACAAGGGCAGCCAGGTCGAGATCGTCACCGACGACATCAAGCCTGGCGTGGCCATCGGCGGTACGTCGTTCCCGACTTACTACCGCAGCATGTACCCCAAGGAAGTGATCATGACCGGCGACATGATGCTGGAAAAGGTCTACCGCGAAGGCGACAAGCTGGTGGCGGTGCTGGAGAACGAATACACCGGAGCCAAAGAGGAACGGGTGGTGGACCAGGTGGTGGTCGAGAACGGCGTGCGCCCGGACGAAGAGATCTACTACGGGCTCAAGGAAGGTTCGCGCAACAAGGGCCAGATGGACATTGAAGCCCTGTTCGCGATCAAGCCGCAGCCGTGCCTGAGCGAACCGGGTGAAGGGTACTTGCTGTTCCGCATTGGTGACTGTGTGGCCCAGCGTAATACCCACGCCGCCATCTACGACGCCCTGCGCCTGTGCAAGGATTTCTGA
- a CDS encoding 4-vinyl reductase, with the protein MAKIAPQLPIEVDSETGVWTSDALPMLYVPRHFFVNNHMGIEEVLGSEAYAEILYKAGYKSAWHWCEKEAECHGLEGVAVFEHYMKRLSQRGWGLFKIQDIDLDKGTASVKLEHSAFVYVYGKVGRKVDYMFTGWFAGALDQILEARGSKLRTVAEQVYGGSEEGHDDGLFTVKPL; encoded by the coding sequence ATGGCCAAGATCGCCCCGCAATTGCCTATCGAAGTCGACAGCGAAACCGGTGTCTGGACCTCCGACGCCCTGCCGATGCTGTACGTGCCGCGCCATTTCTTCGTCAACAACCACATGGGTATCGAAGAAGTCCTGGGCAGCGAGGCCTACGCCGAAATCCTCTACAAGGCCGGCTATAAATCCGCCTGGCACTGGTGTGAAAAAGAAGCGGAATGTCATGGGCTGGAAGGCGTCGCGGTGTTCGAACACTATATGAAGCGCCTGTCGCAGCGTGGCTGGGGCCTGTTCAAGATCCAGGACATCGACCTCGACAAAGGCACCGCCAGCGTCAAGCTCGAACACTCGGCATTCGTCTACGTGTACGGCAAGGTCGGGCGCAAGGTCGACTACATGTTCACCGGCTGGTTTGCCGGCGCGCTGGACCAGATCCTCGAAGCCCGCGGCAGCAAGCTGCGCACGGTGGCCGAGCAAGTCTACGGCGGCTCCGAAGAGGGCCACGACGACGGCCTGTTCACCGTCAAGCCGTTGTAA